A single region of the Brienomyrus brachyistius isolate T26 chromosome 10, BBRACH_0.4, whole genome shotgun sequence genome encodes:
- the dusp1 gene encoding dual specificity protein phosphatase 1: protein MYLDLTFVPRSPTMVIMEVPSIDCATFRDLLKESGSACLVLDCRSFFSFNSSHIPGSTNVRFSTIVRRRARGGLGLEHILPNEETRSRLASGHYRTVVFVDDRSLDFKQVKKDGTLMLAVTALCRHHCDASVSLLKGGFETFSSKFPEMCTKPAPPQGLCLPLSASCEPNSADSSCSSCHTPLYDQGGPVEILPFLYLGSAYHASRKDMLDALGITALINVSANCPNHFEGHYQYKSIPVEDNHKADISCWFIEAIEFIDSVRNKGGRVFVHCQAGISRSATICLAYLMRTNRVKLDEAFEFVKQRRSVISPNFSFMGQLLQFESQVLASSTCSAEAGSPATGKSANVFSFPVSVPVRAGASPLAFLHSPIASSPSC from the exons atgtatttagaCTTGACGTTCGTACCGCGTAGTCCTACTATGGTCATAATGGAGGTGCCAAGCATCGACTGCGCGACCTTTAGGGACTTGCTGAAGGAGAGCGGATCCGCTTGCTTGGTGTTGGACTGCCGCTCCTTCTTCTCCTTCAACTCGTCCCACATCCCCGGCTCTACCAACGTGCGCTTCAGCACCATAGTGCGGCGCCGGGCGCGGGGCGGCTTGGGCTTGGAGCACATCCTGCCCAACGAGGAGACGCGGAGCCGGCTGGCGTCCGGTCACTACCGCACCGTCGTTTTCGTGGACGATCGCAGCCTGGACTTTAAGCAGGTGAAGAAGGACGGCACTTTGATGCTTGCCGTCACCGCCCTGTGTCGCCACCACTGCGACGCCTCGGTGTCTTTGCTCAAAG GTGGCTTTGAGACCTTTTCCTCCAAGTTTCCCGAGATGTGTACTAAGCCGGCTCCACCACAAGGCTTGTGCCTCCCACTGAGTGCCAGTTGCGAGCCCAACAGCGCAGATTCTAGCTGTAGCTCCTGTCATACACCCCTCTACGATCAG GGTGGTCCTGTGGAGATCCTGCCCTTTCTCTACTTGGGCAGTGCCTACCACGCCTCCAGGAAAGACATGCTGGACGCTTTGGGCATCACAGCCCTCATCAATGTCTCTGCCAACTGTCCCAACCACTTTGAGGGTCACTACCAGTATAAGAGTATTCCAGTAGAGGACAACCACAAGGCTGACATCAGCTGCTGGTTCATCGAAGCCATTGAATTCATCG ACTCTGTGCGGAACAAAGGTGGCCGCGTCTTCGTGCATTGCCAGGCGGGCATCTCTCGCTCGGCCACCATCTGCTTAGCGTACCTGATGCGGACCAACCGCGTGAAGCTAGACGAGGCCTTCGAGTTCGTCAAGCAGCGGCGCAGTGTCATCTCGCCAAACTTCAGCTTCATGGGACAGCTGCTGCAGTTCGAGTCCCAGGTGCTGGCGTCGTCAACCTGCTCTGCCGAAGCCGGAAGCCCTGCCACGGGCAAGAGCGCGAATGTCTTCAGCTTCCCCGTCTCCGTTCCGGTCCGCGCCGGAGCCAGCCCCTTGGCCTTCCTGCACAGCCCCATCGCCTCATCTCCCAGTTGCTGA